One window from the genome of Bacteroidota bacterium encodes:
- a CDS encoding four helix bundle protein, giving the protein MATLTSFEELESWKTARLLTQTVYNVSRCGDFARDFALRDQMRRASISVMSNIAEGFERGGTKEFINFLSIARGSAGEVRAQLYIALDQAYIDQATFDTLVQQTKEIARTISGLMNCLQRSNHRGLKYKT; this is encoded by the coding sequence ATGGCCACGCTTACATCCTTTGAGGAACTGGAGAGCTGGAAGACCGCACGGCTGCTGACGCAGACGGTCTACAACGTATCCCGTTGCGGCGACTTCGCGCGCGACTTTGCACTACGCGATCAGATGCGCCGCGCAAGCATCTCCGTAATGTCGAACATCGCAGAGGGTTTCGAGCGGGGCGGGACCAAAGAGTTCATCAACTTCCTCTCGATTGCTCGAGGTTCGGCGGGTGAAGTGCGAGCGCAGCTTTACATCGCCCTCGATCAGGCGTACATCGACCAAGCCACATTCGACACCCTCGTTCAACAGACCAAAGAGATCGCCCGCACAATCAGCGGCCTCATGAACTGCCTCCAGCGCTCGAACCACCGCGGCCTCAAATACAAAACCTGA